One genomic segment of Deltaproteobacteria bacterium includes these proteins:
- a CDS encoding aspartate aminotransferase family protein: MGKPVLTGETEIEREYLSRTEKSRILDETACLYLPGGSTRSTTDTRPYPIYMEMGRGCFLADVDGNEYIDFMNNFTVLILGHAHPRVNNAISKQMEKGVILGAPSQSQYELAQCLCERVDSVDRIRFCNTGTEAVMFALRAARSITGRNKVVKMEGGFHGTTEQMEISVSPDLSQAGPADAPVPLPDTGGISPGVLQDVLIAPFNNIEATERIIRGNREEIAAVIIEPVMGAAGMIPAQRSFLEFLREITDQYEIILIFDEIISFRLATGGAQQLYGVRPDLTTFGKIIGGGLPIGAFGGREDIMDIFSPKRENPLHHSGTFNGNALTMAAGLAAMEEVQESLISGINQTGDRLRTGIEEIMHRKGIKGQLTGVGSLMNLHLSTRPVTDVRTARADRDSTLPINDLLCLALRNRGIYTPARIMLCISSPMTGKEIHRALEAFDDSLDQLRPLIEKSCPELLY; the protein is encoded by the coding sequence ATGGGGAAGCCAGTGCTCACCGGAGAGACTGAGATAGAGAGGGAGTATCTTTCTCGAACAGAGAAATCGCGAATACTCGACGAGACAGCCTGTCTGTACCTGCCCGGGGGAAGCACTCGGTCTACCACAGACACCCGGCCCTACCCTATCTATATGGAGATGGGCAGGGGGTGCTTCCTCGCCGATGTGGACGGGAACGAATACATCGATTTCATGAACAACTTCACGGTACTCATCCTAGGGCATGCCCACCCTCGGGTGAATAATGCCATTTCGAAACAGATGGAGAAAGGCGTAATCCTCGGGGCTCCTTCGCAGAGCCAATATGAATTGGCCCAGTGCCTGTGTGAGCGTGTCGACTCCGTGGATAGAATAAGATTCTGCAATACGGGGACCGAGGCGGTCATGTTCGCCCTTCGGGCAGCCCGGTCCATTACCGGGAGAAACAAGGTGGTCAAAATGGAAGGGGGCTTCCATGGTACCACCGAACAGATGGAGATCAGTGTCTCCCCGGATCTCTCCCAGGCCGGTCCCGCAGACGCTCCCGTCCCCCTCCCCGACACGGGAGGTATCTCCCCCGGGGTTTTGCAAGATGTACTGATCGCACCTTTCAACAACATCGAAGCCACGGAGAGAATTATCCGGGGAAACAGGGAAGAGATCGCAGCGGTCATCATAGAACCGGTAATGGGGGCAGCAGGGATGATACCCGCCCAAAGGTCTTTTCTCGAGTTTCTTAGAGAGATCACCGACCAGTATGAAATCATCTTGATCTTCGACGAGATCATCTCCTTCCGGCTCGCCACCGGGGGTGCACAGCAACTCTATGGAGTCCGGCCGGACCTCACGACCTTCGGAAAGATCATCGGCGGAGGCCTGCCCATCGGGGCTTTCGGCGGTAGGGAGGATATCATGGATATCTTCTCTCCAAAGAGGGAAAACCCCCTCCACCACTCAGGAACATTCAATGGGAACGCCCTCACCATGGCAGCGGGACTCGCCGCCATGGAGGAAGTGCAGGAGTCCCTGATCTCCGGGATCAATCAGACCGGAGACCGCCTGAGAACGGGCATCGAGGAGATCATGCACAGAAAGGGGATCAAGGGGCAACTCACGGGTGTGGGTTCTCTCATGAACCTCCATCTTTCGACCAGGCCCGTGACGGACGTGAGAACAGCCCGGGCAGACCGGGACTCGACTCTTCCCATAAACGATCTCCTCTGCCTTGCTCTGAGGAACAGGGGCATCTACACTCCAGCAAGGATCATGCTCTGTATCTCGTCTCCCATGACAGGGAAAGAGATTCACCGTGCTCTGGAGGCTTTCGATGACTCCCTGGATCAGTTGAGGCCCCTGATCGAGAAGAGTTGCCCGGAACTGCTCTATTAG
- a CDS encoding glycosyltransferase — protein sequence MTAARKRAPYLSVVIPVFNEEENIENLVDRLSTVLRGLGKPFEIIFVDDGSSDASLELLKKAREKMREITVIAFNRNYGQHAAVFAGFEHSSGKIVITLDADLQNPPEEIPKLVSKMEEGYDAVATVRENRQDSLFRRVVSRLINRITARITGVDLKDYGCMLRAYSRSVVESMCASRELSTFIPALATTYAARTAEIEVRHESRHGGTSKYSLTRLIALEFDLLTSFSLWPLRMLMVLGTGICAAGMGFGLFLLIMRLIKGSEWAVGGTFTLFAILFFFVGAQFLAFGLLGEYVGRIYGEVRHRPRFVIKEVYGHRGRAQ from the coding sequence ATGACAGCCGCACGGAAGAGGGCTCCGTATCTTTCGGTGGTCATCCCCGTCTTCAACGAGGAGGAGAACATCGAGAATCTCGTGGATCGGCTCTCAACGGTTCTGAGGGGGTTGGGCAAACCCTTTGAGATCATCTTCGTGGATGACGGGAGCAGTGACGCTTCTCTCGAACTCCTGAAAAAGGCCCGGGAGAAGATGAGGGAGATCACGGTCATCGCCTTTAACCGAAACTACGGGCAGCACGCCGCCGTGTTCGCGGGTTTCGAGCACTCCTCCGGAAAGATCGTCATCACCCTCGATGCCGACCTCCAGAATCCCCCGGAGGAGATCCCAAAACTGGTCTCCAAGATGGAAGAGGGTTACGACGCGGTGGCCACGGTCCGGGAGAACCGCCAGGACTCCCTCTTCAGAAGGGTTGTCTCCCGTCTGATCAACCGGATCACCGCTCGGATAACAGGGGTCGATCTGAAGGACTATGGATGCATGCTACGGGCATACAGCCGCAGCGTGGTGGAGAGTATGTGTGCTTCCAGGGAGCTCTCGACCTTCATACCGGCACTGGCTACAACCTATGCGGCTAGGACCGCGGAGATAGAAGTGAGGCATGAGTCGAGACATGGCGGGACGTCAAAGTACAGCCTCACCCGCCTGATCGCTCTGGAGTTCGACCTCCTCACCAGTTTCTCTCTCTGGCCCTTGAGGATGCTCATGGTCCTCGGAACAGGGATCTGCGCCGCCGGTATGGGCTTCGGCCTTTTCCTGCTGATTATGAGGCTCATCAAAGGGAGCGAATGGGCTGTAGGGGGGACGTTCACCCTCTTTGCTATTCTCTTTTTCTTTGTGGGGGCCCAGTTTCTCGCCTTCGGCCTCCTGGGCGAGTATGTCGGGCGTATCTATGGAGAGGTGAGACACCGGCCGAGATTCGTCATCAAGGAGGTCTATGGCCACAGGGGAAGAGCCCAGTGA
- a CDS encoding bifunctional UDP-4-keto-pentose/UDP-xylose synthase yields the protein MKILILGVNGFIGNSLVRRILAETDWEIYGMDLSDSKLAHSMGHSRFHFIEGDISIHKEWVEYHVKKCDIVLPLVAIATPMSYVRRPLEVFELDFEENLRIVRLCVKYRKRIVFPSTSEVYGMSRDSDFSEDTTHLVMGPICKQRWIYACSKQLLDRVIWAYGAAGQLDFTLIRPFNWIGPRLDDIYAAKEGSSRVVTQFIIDLVQGQPIRLVDGGEQRRCFTYVEDGIDCLMKIIENRQGICRGEIFNIGNPDNECSIKELALKLRKLFVEHPEGAGRSGVSEIIEVPSSEYYGKGYQDILLRKPNIDKARKLLGWEPKTGLDDALKKTLEFFIQESKANGLELPAQEPGKSPESVSPWKSVSSPSK from the coding sequence ATGAAAATACTGATTCTCGGTGTGAATGGCTTCATAGGCAACAGCCTGGTGAGGAGAATCCTGGCGGAGACCGACTGGGAGATCTACGGGATGGATCTCTCCGACTCGAAGCTGGCCCACTCCATGGGCCATTCGAGGTTCCACTTCATAGAGGGGGATATCTCGATCCACAAGGAATGGGTCGAGTATCACGTCAAGAAGTGCGACATCGTTCTTCCCCTGGTGGCGATCGCCACGCCCATGTCCTATGTGAGGCGTCCCCTCGAGGTCTTTGAACTCGATTTCGAGGAGAATCTGAGGATCGTCAGGCTCTGTGTCAAATACCGAAAGCGCATCGTCTTTCCCTCCACCTCGGAGGTCTACGGCATGAGCCGGGATTCCGATTTCTCAGAGGACACGACCCATCTGGTCATGGGACCCATCTGCAAGCAGCGCTGGATCTACGCCTGTTCGAAGCAACTCCTCGACCGTGTGATATGGGCTTACGGGGCTGCAGGGCAGCTCGATTTCACGTTGATCCGCCCTTTCAACTGGATCGGCCCCCGCCTTGATGACATCTATGCAGCCAAGGAGGGCAGCTCCCGTGTGGTGACCCAGTTCATCATCGACCTCGTCCAGGGCCAGCCGATCAGGCTGGTCGACGGGGGGGAACAGCGGCGCTGTTTCACCTACGTAGAGGACGGGATCGACTGTCTGATGAAAATCATAGAGAACCGTCAAGGCATATGCCGGGGCGAGATATTCAACATCGGCAATCCGGACAACGAATGCAGCATCAAGGAACTCGCCCTAAAATTGAGGAAGCTCTTCGTGGAGCACCCGGAGGGGGCCGGGCGGTCCGGTGTATCGGAGATCATAGAGGTCCCCTCATCCGAATACTACGGCAAGGGGTACCAGGACATTCTTCTGCGGAAACCCAACATCGATAAGGCACGCAAGCTCCTTGGCTGGGAACCCAAGACCGGTCTGGACGATGCCCTGAAGAAGACCCTGGAATTCTTCATCCAGGAGAGCAAGGCCAACGGTCTGGAACTACCCGCTCAGGAACCGGGGAAGTCACCCGAGAGTGTAAGCCCATGGAAGAGCGTGTCATCGCCCTCAAAATAG
- a CDS encoding 4-deoxy-4-formamido-L-arabinose-phosphoundecaprenol deformylase gives MEERVIALKIDVDTHQGMKLGVPTLLAILRDFGIQATFFLSFGPDNSGKAVWNLLRRRGFLSKMIRTRAPRLYGLRTLFYGTLLPAPHIALAFPETVRQIDREGHEIGVHAWDHRRWQDHLDQLSRQEIGQEFDKSFRAYREILGRDPKATAAPAWYCTRDSLEVQESLGLDYSSDTRGEGPFYPRIGKRVFKTLQIPSNQPCIEEIIGLNGMSRAGLVAYQIARLKEREPNVLAIHAEVEGRLYTDAFSRLLEVALGRGFSFLPLDRVCSLAKKKDLPVREIAYRQLPGRSGRVAVPVGDSG, from the coding sequence ATGGAAGAGCGTGTCATCGCCCTCAAAATAGACGTGGACACCCATCAGGGCATGAAGCTCGGAGTGCCCACCCTGTTGGCCATTCTGAGGGATTTCGGAATTCAGGCCACTTTCTTCCTCTCCTTTGGTCCTGACAACTCGGGAAAGGCGGTTTGGAATCTCCTGCGAAGACGGGGTTTCCTCTCAAAGATGATCCGCACGAGGGCTCCCCGTCTTTACGGGCTGAGGACCCTTTTCTATGGGACCCTCCTGCCGGCTCCCCATATCGCCCTTGCCTTCCCCGAGACGGTAAGGCAGATCGACCGGGAAGGACACGAGATAGGGGTCCATGCCTGGGATCACCGGAGATGGCAGGACCACCTCGACCAGCTCTCGAGACAGGAGATTGGACAGGAGTTCGACAAATCCTTCCGTGCATACAGGGAAATCCTGGGGCGGGATCCAAAGGCCACCGCCGCTCCGGCATGGTATTGCACCCGGGACAGCCTCGAAGTCCAGGAGAGCCTCGGCCTGGACTACTCGAGCGACACCCGTGGAGAAGGCCCCTTCTATCCCCGTATAGGGAAGAGGGTCTTCAAGACTCTCCAGATCCCCTCAAACCAACCGTGCATAGAAGAAATCATCGGCCTCAACGGCATGAGCCGGGCCGGCCTTGTAGCCTACCAAATCGCCAGGTTGAAAGAGAGAGAGCCAAACGTGTTGGCCATTCATGCCGAAGTGGAAGGAAGACTCTACACCGACGCCTTTTCCCGATTGTTGGAGGTGGCCCTGGGCCGGGGCTTCAGCTTCCTGCCTCTTGACCGGGTCTGCAGCCTTGCAAAGAAAAAGGATCTGCCGGTCAGGGAGATCGCCTACCGTCAACTTCCGGGACGGAGCGGACGCGTTGCGGTTCCTGTGGGTGATTCCGGCTGA
- a CDS encoding formyltransferase: MKIAVLAYHNIGCRCLEVLIRKKQDVVGVFTHRDDPGENIWFDSVADLARAHGLSCHFPGNINDPHWVDLLKSLRPDLIFSFYFRQMLSRQILEIPAKGAINLHGSYLPRYRGRCPVNWVLVKGEKETGVTLHYMVERPDAGDIIAQARVGIDFEDTALTLHHKMERAAARLLEDALPRILAGTNPRIPQNPSEGSYFGGRRPEDGLIDWTRTSMEIHNLVRAVTRPYPGAFTFLGGRKVFIWKARPVDVREAAPPGSILATEEGLLVATGDGAIRVIECQLEGGPELGGFDDLREAFGGADRFDLEETVS, encoded by the coding sequence GTGAAAATCGCGGTTCTGGCTTACCACAACATCGGATGCCGGTGCCTGGAAGTCTTGATCCGAAAGAAGCAGGACGTGGTAGGGGTCTTCACCCACAGGGACGATCCGGGAGAGAACATCTGGTTCGATTCGGTGGCAGATCTTGCACGGGCCCACGGACTCTCCTGTCACTTTCCCGGCAACATCAACGACCCTCACTGGGTCGATCTGCTGAAGAGCCTCCGGCCGGATCTGATTTTCTCCTTCTATTTCCGCCAGATGCTCTCAAGACAGATCCTGGAGATCCCTGCCAAGGGGGCGATCAATCTCCATGGTTCATACCTGCCCCGGTATCGTGGAAGGTGCCCGGTCAACTGGGTTCTTGTGAAAGGGGAAAAGGAGACAGGTGTCACCCTCCACTACATGGTGGAGCGCCCGGATGCGGGAGACATAATCGCCCAAGCACGGGTCGGTATCGACTTCGAGGATACCGCCCTCACCCTCCATCACAAGATGGAGAGAGCCGCTGCCCGCCTGTTGGAAGACGCACTTCCCCGGATCCTGGCCGGAACCAATCCGAGGATCCCCCAGAACCCCTCTGAAGGATCGTATTTCGGGGGAAGGCGCCCCGAGGACGGGCTGATCGACTGGACCAGAACCAGCATGGAGATTCACAACCTCGTCAGGGCCGTGACTCGCCCTTACCCGGGAGCCTTCACCTTTCTTGGAGGAAGGAAGGTCTTCATCTGGAAAGCCAGGCCTGTCGATGTGAGGGAAGCGGCACCTCCGGGCAGTATCCTGGCTACCGAGGAGGGCCTTCTGGTTGCAACCGGCGACGGAGCGATAAGAGTCATTGAATGCCAGCTCGAAGGTGGCCCTGAACTCGGCGGCTTTGATGATCTGAGGGAGGCCTTCGGCGGGGCGGACCGATTCGACCTTGAGGAGACAGTCTCATGA
- a CDS encoding MFS transporter, whose product MIKKAFPVLALSVFSSMLGAGIIAPLLPLYAENLGASGIWIGIIFSSFSITRAIFMPLFGWLSDRNGRKFFICMGLLSYSVVSLGYIWADGVVRLTLVRLLHGTAGGMIFPIAQAYVGDISPVDEEGRWMGYFNAAFLLGFGFGPLMGGAVTEHFGMNVAFSAMGGLNLLAFLIAALFLPDSKRGKMRAGHVSSFRQMSTSGTSRGLFCYRLAFALGRGTFTAFLPIFAGLSVGLSPGLIGTVLGVNILLMSLFQVCAGRIADRLSRRLLVVIGGLILVPFLAFIPSTRSFWQLLGLCALGGLGGAVSLSAASALMVEEGRRFGMGSAAAMFTVAMSIGMAIGPILSGLIVDLSGVEWAFYLATILTFAGTVLFAWFSRNHPQEPQRVRSVPEVDGRRSP is encoded by the coding sequence ATGATAAAGAAGGCCTTTCCCGTTCTGGCTCTTTCCGTCTTCTCCTCCATGCTGGGAGCGGGGATCATCGCTCCTCTGCTGCCCCTTTACGCCGAGAACCTGGGAGCATCCGGCATCTGGATAGGGATAATCTTTTCGAGCTTCTCCATCACCCGCGCGATATTCATGCCCCTTTTCGGCTGGCTTTCCGATCGCAACGGCCGGAAGTTCTTCATCTGTATGGGCCTTCTCTCGTATTCGGTCGTCTCCCTCGGATACATATGGGCCGACGGTGTTGTGCGGCTGACCCTGGTCCGCCTCCTCCATGGGACCGCGGGCGGCATGATATTCCCCATAGCCCAGGCCTATGTGGGAGACATCTCCCCCGTGGATGAAGAGGGGAGGTGGATGGGCTATTTCAACGCCGCCTTCCTGCTGGGATTCGGGTTCGGCCCTCTTATGGGAGGGGCCGTGACGGAGCACTTCGGCATGAATGTCGCCTTCTCCGCCATGGGAGGGCTTAACCTGCTCGCCTTTCTGATAGCCGCCTTGTTTCTCCCAGACAGCAAGAGAGGAAAAATGAGGGCAGGTCATGTTTCCTCTTTCAGGCAGATGAGCACCAGCGGCACGAGTAGGGGGCTGTTCTGTTACCGGTTGGCCTTTGCCCTGGGAAGAGGAACCTTCACCGCCTTCCTGCCGATCTTTGCGGGCCTCTCCGTGGGTTTGAGCCCGGGTCTCATCGGAACGGTCCTGGGGGTCAACATTCTGCTCATGTCTCTGTTCCAGGTCTGTGCAGGCAGGATCGCCGACAGGTTGAGCAGGAGACTCCTCGTCGTTATCGGAGGCCTTATCCTGGTTCCCTTCCTGGCGTTTATCCCCTCGACTCGGAGTTTCTGGCAGCTGCTGGGGCTCTGTGCCCTGGGGGGGCTCGGGGGTGCCGTTTCCCTGTCGGCTGCCTCGGCCCTGATGGTTGAGGAGGGCAGGAGATTCGGTATGGGTTCGGCTGCGGCCATGTTCACGGTGGCCATGAGCATCGGCATGGCCATCGGGCCGATTCTTTCGGGCCTGATCGTTGATTTGTCTGGGGTCGAATGGGCCTTCTACCTTGCCACCATCCTGACATTTGCGGGGACGGTCCTGTTTGCCTGGTTCAGCCGGAATCACCCACAGGAACCGCAACGCGTCCGCTCCGTCCCGGAAGTTGACGGTAGGCGATCTCCCTGA